In one Lolium rigidum isolate FL_2022 chromosome 3, APGP_CSIRO_Lrig_0.1, whole genome shotgun sequence genomic region, the following are encoded:
- the LOC124703999 gene encoding SUPPRESSOR OF ABI3-5-like isoform X2: MLLLQDTPKSIYAPKFERSDREMDRGRYGPHHGWENNSAPDGYGVINEPDFRAGGSYSGRRYVDDGFPSDRRGAFGQDIHDRNMYPPPPSGGTVWSQPRRNFDEEFVTAKDYRRNKRIGSRDRGEFGAEFEDRYQSREDSFERDHQYSRHRCDSDYEKGRRESSWRRHDLLEHERERKGLSHERDGSPYARHSRSRSCGRDNRSRSRSRSRSPRGKSHSRSQRDGFYDDNHFDRRTEQEWDERRHNDIVAPSATVVLKGLSQKTNEDDLYQILAEWGPLRSVRVIKERPSGLSRGFAFIDFPTVEAARKMMESTGDNGLLIDGRQIFFEYSKPTGGDSLEHVARPAYGRRSISAPCDWICTICGCMNFARRISCFQCNEPRTDDAPPADAASSTKPFGKRGSELGPTHVLVVRGLEENADEEMLRYEFAKHAPIKDIRLVRDKFTHVSRGFAFVHFHSVVDATKALEATNGIKHEKNGQVLRVAYAKSAHGTVSGSSQSSNLAAAAIEAASFAQQYDAVGWAPKEYNAEDKPNSNTESQKDDSTPQSGFVWDEKSGYYFDSSSGFYYDGNTGLYYDSNVGVWYSYDQKSQQYVPCNESNNSKTTGDTVNESVKIPESNSGKKMVISAPAATVKLSEKTSLPEAVQAAANAALAAEKKEKEKAKEIKLASKISLLANKKKMNNVLAMWKQRNQEGQAANSAFDDKESTRSVADKLNSSASGIGFSLKPKPKSDAGNSRDMNLVAGYNSLGRGSGGSQVLDSDIKPRPVSNSLGTTIMGVIRGSGRGAIKSDTTFHVSSDGGSNYSTNISTSTTEIMTNAEMHTTSAPFKTDLSSLGSYSSSGVSGSAKRRFSEAPGQSQYRDRAAERRSLYGLSSSLPNGDGLDTTGDYLSRKGSSEMGSMPFPPGVGERSIGEIEKTENYEVITADRAIDENNVGNRILRNMGWQEGLGLGKNGSGIKEPVQAKSGDVRAGLGSQQKKAADPSLEAQAGDSYKTIIQKKAIARFREMS, from the exons ATGCTTCTCTTACAGGATACACCAAAAAGTATCTACGCCCCAAAATTTGAAAGATCAGATAGAGAAATGGACCGTGGGCGTTATGGTCCACATcatggatgggagaacaacagt GCACCTGATGGGTATGGTGTCATTAATGAGCCAGACTTCAG GGCTGGTGGATCCTACAGTGGTAGGAGATATGTGGATGATGGATTTCCCAGCGACCGAAGGGGTGCATTTGGTCAAGATATACATGATAGGAATATGTATCCACCACCACCCTCTGGTGGCACGGTGTGGTCTCAGCCTCGAAGAAATTTTGATGAGGAATTTGTAACTGCCAAAGATTACAGAAG gaacaaaaggattggaagtagagaCCGAGGGGAGTTCGGTGCTGAGTTTGAAGACCGCTACCAAAGCAGAGAAGATAGCTTTGAAAGAGATCATCAATACAGCCGTCACAGATGTGATTCAGACTATGAGAAGGGCAGGAGAGAGAGTAGCTGGAGAAGGCATGATTTGCTTGAGCATGAACGTGAAAGAAAGGGGTTAAGCCATGAAAGAGATGGTAGCCCATATGCTCGTCATAGCCGTTCTCGGTCATGTGGGCGTGATAACCGATCAAGATCTCGGTCAAGGTCAAGGTCTCCACGTGGCAAAAGTCATAGTCGGAGCCAAAGAGATGGCTTTTATGATGATAATCACTTTGACAGAAGAACAGAACAGGAGTGGGATGAAAGAAGGCATAATGATATAGTG GCACCATCTGCGACTGTTGTTCTTAAGGGTCTGTCCCAGAAGACGAATGAAGATGACCTATATCAGATTCTT GCTGAGTGGGGCCCTCTTCGTAGTGTGCGCGTGATCAAGGAACGACCCTCTGGCCTGTCCAGGGGATTTGCTTTTATCGACTTCCCTACTGTG GAAGCTGCCCGCAAAATGATGGAAAGTACTGGAGACAATGGCCTTCTAATTGATGGTAGGCAGATATTTTTCGAGTACAG TAAGCCAACtggtggggattctcttgaacatGTTGCGAGGCCTGCATATGGGCGCAGGAGCATATCCGCACCATGTGACTGGATATGTACTATATGTGGCTGTATGAATTTTGCCCGCAGAATCTCCTGTTTTCAG TGCAATGAGCCACGCACGGACGATGCTCCACCAGCTGATGCAGCATCTTCCACTAAACCATTTGGAAAACGGGGATCTGAATTAG GTCCAACTCATGTTTTAGTTGTTCGTGGCCTGGAAGAAAATGCTGACGAGGAAATGCTTCGATATGAATTTGCTAAGCATGCACCAATAAAG GATATCCGGCTTGTTCGTGACAAATTTACTCATGTGTCTAGAGGTTTCGCATTCGTCCATTTTCATTCG GTCGTAGATGCTACGAAAGCCCTTGAAGCTACAAATGGAATTAAACACGAGAAGAATGGTCAGGTGCTACGTGTAGCCTATGCTAAAAGCGCACATGGAACTGTATCGGGGTCTTCACAGTCAAGCAATCTTGCTGCAGCAGCCATCGAGGCTGCATCATTTGCCCAGCAG TATGATGCTGTGGGCTGGGCTCCAAAAGAGTACAATGCTGAGGACAAACCAAACAGCAATACAGAATCTCAGAAAGATGATTCTACTCCACAGTCAGGATTTGTTTGGGACGAAAAATCGGGCTATTACTTTGATTCTTCTTCTGGATTCTATTATGATGGAAATACTG GTCTTTACTATGACAGCAATGTTGGAGTTTGGTATTCGTATGATCAAAAAAGTCAACAGTATGTCCCGTGTAACGAAAGCAATAACAGTAAGACAACTGGGGACACGGTCAACGAAAGTGTGAAGATCCCAGAAAGTAACAGTGGTAAAAAGATGGTGATTTCTGCACCTGCAGCTACAGTTAAACTAAGTGAGAAAACTTCATTGCCTGAGGCTGTTCAAGCTGCGGCCAATGCAGCGCTGGCtgctgaaaagaaagaaaaagagaaagcaaAGGAGATAAAGTTGGCTTCAAAAATTAGTCTCTTGGCCAATAAGAAGAAGATGAACAATGTCCTAGCAATGTGGAAGCAAAGAAATCAAGAAGGCCAGGCTGCAAATAGTGCCTTTGATGATAAGGAATCAACCAGGTCTGTTGCTGATAAATTGAACAGTTCAGCCAGTGGGATTGGGTTCTCATTAAAACCCAAGCCTAAGTCTGATGCTGGTAATTCTAGGGATATGAATTTGGTTGCTGGATATAATTCTCTTGGCCGAGGATCTGGTGGCTCTCAAGTACTGGATTCTGACATAAAGCCTAGACCTGTCAGTAATAGCCTAGGAACTACTATTATGGGTGTCATAAGAGGCTCTGGCAGAGGAGCAATCAAGTCAGATACCACATTTCATGTATCATCTGATGGTGGAAGCAATTATTCAACTAATATAAGCACCAGCACAACTGAGATAATGACAAATGCTGAGATGCATACTACTTCTGCACCCTTCAAAACAGATTTATCCTCTCTAGGATCATATTCTTCGTCTGGAGTTTCTGGGAGTGCTAAACGCCGGTTTTCTGAGGCACCAGGACAATCCCAGTATAGGGATCGGGCTGCAGAGAGAAGAAGTCTATACGGATTATCTTCATCGCTTCCCAATGGTGATGGACTGGATACAA CTGGTGACTATCTGTCTCGAAAGGGTTCAAGTGAGATGGGATCCATGCCATTTCCTCCAGGGGTGGGTGAACGTTCTATTGGTGAAATTGAGAAGACTGAAAATTATGAGGTGATCACTGCTGATAGAGCAATAGATGAAAACAATGTGGGCAACCGTATTCTGCGCAATATGGGCTGGCAAGAAGGACTG GGTCTTGGAAAGAACGGTAGTGGCATCAAGGAGCCGGTGCAGGCTAAGTCTGGTGACGTGAGGGCTGGGCTTGGTAGTCAGCAGAAGAAAGCAGCCGATCCATCTCTCGAGGCTCAAGCTGGCGATAGTTATAAAACCATAATCCAGAAGAAGGCCATTGCAAGATTCAGGGAGATGTCTTAA
- the LOC124703999 gene encoding SUPPRESSOR OF ABI3-5-like isoform X1, whose translation MLLLQDTPKSIYAPKFERSDREMDRGRYGPHHGWENNSAPDGYGVINEPDFRAGGSYSGRRYVDDGFPSDRRGAFGQDIHDRNMYPPPPSGGTVWSQPRRNFDEEFVTAKDYRRNKRIGSRDRGEFGAEFEDRYQSREDSFERDHQYSRHRCDSDYEKGRRESSWRRHDLLEHERERKGLSHERDGSPYARHSRSRSCGRDNRSRSRSRSRSPRGKSHSRSQRDGFYDDNHFDRRTEQEWDERRHNDIVAPSATVVLKGLSQKTNEDDLYQILAEWGPLRSVRVIKERPSGLSRGFAFIDFPTVEAARKMMESTGDNGLLIDGRQIFFEYSSKPTGGDSLEHVARPAYGRRSISAPCDWICTICGCMNFARRISCFQCNEPRTDDAPPADAASSTKPFGKRGSELGPTHVLVVRGLEENADEEMLRYEFAKHAPIKDIRLVRDKFTHVSRGFAFVHFHSVVDATKALEATNGIKHEKNGQVLRVAYAKSAHGTVSGSSQSSNLAAAAIEAASFAQQYDAVGWAPKEYNAEDKPNSNTESQKDDSTPQSGFVWDEKSGYYFDSSSGFYYDGNTGLYYDSNVGVWYSYDQKSQQYVPCNESNNSKTTGDTVNESVKIPESNSGKKMVISAPAATVKLSEKTSLPEAVQAAANAALAAEKKEKEKAKEIKLASKISLLANKKKMNNVLAMWKQRNQEGQAANSAFDDKESTRSVADKLNSSASGIGFSLKPKPKSDAGNSRDMNLVAGYNSLGRGSGGSQVLDSDIKPRPVSNSLGTTIMGVIRGSGRGAIKSDTTFHVSSDGGSNYSTNISTSTTEIMTNAEMHTTSAPFKTDLSSLGSYSSSGVSGSAKRRFSEAPGQSQYRDRAAERRSLYGLSSSLPNGDGLDTTGDYLSRKGSSEMGSMPFPPGVGERSIGEIEKTENYEVITADRAIDENNVGNRILRNMGWQEGLGLGKNGSGIKEPVQAKSGDVRAGLGSQQKKAADPSLEAQAGDSYKTIIQKKAIARFREMS comes from the exons ATGCTTCTCTTACAGGATACACCAAAAAGTATCTACGCCCCAAAATTTGAAAGATCAGATAGAGAAATGGACCGTGGGCGTTATGGTCCACATcatggatgggagaacaacagt GCACCTGATGGGTATGGTGTCATTAATGAGCCAGACTTCAG GGCTGGTGGATCCTACAGTGGTAGGAGATATGTGGATGATGGATTTCCCAGCGACCGAAGGGGTGCATTTGGTCAAGATATACATGATAGGAATATGTATCCACCACCACCCTCTGGTGGCACGGTGTGGTCTCAGCCTCGAAGAAATTTTGATGAGGAATTTGTAACTGCCAAAGATTACAGAAG gaacaaaaggattggaagtagagaCCGAGGGGAGTTCGGTGCTGAGTTTGAAGACCGCTACCAAAGCAGAGAAGATAGCTTTGAAAGAGATCATCAATACAGCCGTCACAGATGTGATTCAGACTATGAGAAGGGCAGGAGAGAGAGTAGCTGGAGAAGGCATGATTTGCTTGAGCATGAACGTGAAAGAAAGGGGTTAAGCCATGAAAGAGATGGTAGCCCATATGCTCGTCATAGCCGTTCTCGGTCATGTGGGCGTGATAACCGATCAAGATCTCGGTCAAGGTCAAGGTCTCCACGTGGCAAAAGTCATAGTCGGAGCCAAAGAGATGGCTTTTATGATGATAATCACTTTGACAGAAGAACAGAACAGGAGTGGGATGAAAGAAGGCATAATGATATAGTG GCACCATCTGCGACTGTTGTTCTTAAGGGTCTGTCCCAGAAGACGAATGAAGATGACCTATATCAGATTCTT GCTGAGTGGGGCCCTCTTCGTAGTGTGCGCGTGATCAAGGAACGACCCTCTGGCCTGTCCAGGGGATTTGCTTTTATCGACTTCCCTACTGTG GAAGCTGCCCGCAAAATGATGGAAAGTACTGGAGACAATGGCCTTCTAATTGATGGTAGGCAGATATTTTTCGAGTACAG TAGTAAGCCAACtggtggggattctcttgaacatGTTGCGAGGCCTGCATATGGGCGCAGGAGCATATCCGCACCATGTGACTGGATATGTACTATATGTGGCTGTATGAATTTTGCCCGCAGAATCTCCTGTTTTCAG TGCAATGAGCCACGCACGGACGATGCTCCACCAGCTGATGCAGCATCTTCCACTAAACCATTTGGAAAACGGGGATCTGAATTAG GTCCAACTCATGTTTTAGTTGTTCGTGGCCTGGAAGAAAATGCTGACGAGGAAATGCTTCGATATGAATTTGCTAAGCATGCACCAATAAAG GATATCCGGCTTGTTCGTGACAAATTTACTCATGTGTCTAGAGGTTTCGCATTCGTCCATTTTCATTCG GTCGTAGATGCTACGAAAGCCCTTGAAGCTACAAATGGAATTAAACACGAGAAGAATGGTCAGGTGCTACGTGTAGCCTATGCTAAAAGCGCACATGGAACTGTATCGGGGTCTTCACAGTCAAGCAATCTTGCTGCAGCAGCCATCGAGGCTGCATCATTTGCCCAGCAG TATGATGCTGTGGGCTGGGCTCCAAAAGAGTACAATGCTGAGGACAAACCAAACAGCAATACAGAATCTCAGAAAGATGATTCTACTCCACAGTCAGGATTTGTTTGGGACGAAAAATCGGGCTATTACTTTGATTCTTCTTCTGGATTCTATTATGATGGAAATACTG GTCTTTACTATGACAGCAATGTTGGAGTTTGGTATTCGTATGATCAAAAAAGTCAACAGTATGTCCCGTGTAACGAAAGCAATAACAGTAAGACAACTGGGGACACGGTCAACGAAAGTGTGAAGATCCCAGAAAGTAACAGTGGTAAAAAGATGGTGATTTCTGCACCTGCAGCTACAGTTAAACTAAGTGAGAAAACTTCATTGCCTGAGGCTGTTCAAGCTGCGGCCAATGCAGCGCTGGCtgctgaaaagaaagaaaaagagaaagcaaAGGAGATAAAGTTGGCTTCAAAAATTAGTCTCTTGGCCAATAAGAAGAAGATGAACAATGTCCTAGCAATGTGGAAGCAAAGAAATCAAGAAGGCCAGGCTGCAAATAGTGCCTTTGATGATAAGGAATCAACCAGGTCTGTTGCTGATAAATTGAACAGTTCAGCCAGTGGGATTGGGTTCTCATTAAAACCCAAGCCTAAGTCTGATGCTGGTAATTCTAGGGATATGAATTTGGTTGCTGGATATAATTCTCTTGGCCGAGGATCTGGTGGCTCTCAAGTACTGGATTCTGACATAAAGCCTAGACCTGTCAGTAATAGCCTAGGAACTACTATTATGGGTGTCATAAGAGGCTCTGGCAGAGGAGCAATCAAGTCAGATACCACATTTCATGTATCATCTGATGGTGGAAGCAATTATTCAACTAATATAAGCACCAGCACAACTGAGATAATGACAAATGCTGAGATGCATACTACTTCTGCACCCTTCAAAACAGATTTATCCTCTCTAGGATCATATTCTTCGTCTGGAGTTTCTGGGAGTGCTAAACGCCGGTTTTCTGAGGCACCAGGACAATCCCAGTATAGGGATCGGGCTGCAGAGAGAAGAAGTCTATACGGATTATCTTCATCGCTTCCCAATGGTGATGGACTGGATACAA CTGGTGACTATCTGTCTCGAAAGGGTTCAAGTGAGATGGGATCCATGCCATTTCCTCCAGGGGTGGGTGAACGTTCTATTGGTGAAATTGAGAAGACTGAAAATTATGAGGTGATCACTGCTGATAGAGCAATAGATGAAAACAATGTGGGCAACCGTATTCTGCGCAATATGGGCTGGCAAGAAGGACTG GGTCTTGGAAAGAACGGTAGTGGCATCAAGGAGCCGGTGCAGGCTAAGTCTGGTGACGTGAGGGCTGGGCTTGGTAGTCAGCAGAAGAAAGCAGCCGATCCATCTCTCGAGGCTCAAGCTGGCGATAGTTATAAAACCATAATCCAGAAGAAGGCCATTGCAAGATTCAGGGAGATGTCTTAA
- the LOC124703999 gene encoding SUPPRESSOR OF ABI3-5-like isoform X3 gives MLLLQDTPKSIYAPKFERSDREMDRGRYGPHHGWENNSAPDGYGVINEPDFSGRRYVDDGFPSDRRGAFGQDIHDRNMYPPPPSGGTVWSQPRRNFDEEFVTAKDYRRNKRIGSRDRGEFGAEFEDRYQSREDSFERDHQYSRHRCDSDYEKGRRESSWRRHDLLEHERERKGLSHERDGSPYARHSRSRSCGRDNRSRSRSRSRSPRGKSHSRSQRDGFYDDNHFDRRTEQEWDERRHNDIVAPSATVVLKGLSQKTNEDDLYQILAEWGPLRSVRVIKERPSGLSRGFAFIDFPTVEAARKMMESTGDNGLLIDGRQIFFEYSSKPTGGDSLEHVARPAYGRRSISAPCDWICTICGCMNFARRISCFQCNEPRTDDAPPADAASSTKPFGKRGSELGPTHVLVVRGLEENADEEMLRYEFAKHAPIKDIRLVRDKFTHVSRGFAFVHFHSVVDATKALEATNGIKHEKNGQVLRVAYAKSAHGTVSGSSQSSNLAAAAIEAASFAQQYDAVGWAPKEYNAEDKPNSNTESQKDDSTPQSGFVWDEKSGYYFDSSSGFYYDGNTGLYYDSNVGVWYSYDQKSQQYVPCNESNNSKTTGDTVNESVKIPESNSGKKMVISAPAATVKLSEKTSLPEAVQAAANAALAAEKKEKEKAKEIKLASKISLLANKKKMNNVLAMWKQRNQEGQAANSAFDDKESTRSVADKLNSSASGIGFSLKPKPKSDAGNSRDMNLVAGYNSLGRGSGGSQVLDSDIKPRPVSNSLGTTIMGVIRGSGRGAIKSDTTFHVSSDGGSNYSTNISTSTTEIMTNAEMHTTSAPFKTDLSSLGSYSSSGVSGSAKRRFSEAPGQSQYRDRAAERRSLYGLSSSLPNGDGLDTTGDYLSRKGSSEMGSMPFPPGVGERSIGEIEKTENYEVITADRAIDENNVGNRILRNMGWQEGLGLGKNGSGIKEPVQAKSGDVRAGLGSQQKKAADPSLEAQAGDSYKTIIQKKAIARFREMS, from the exons ATGCTTCTCTTACAGGATACACCAAAAAGTATCTACGCCCCAAAATTTGAAAGATCAGATAGAGAAATGGACCGTGGGCGTTATGGTCCACATcatggatgggagaacaacagt GCACCTGATGGGTATGGTGTCATTAATGAGCCAGACTTCAG TGGTAGGAGATATGTGGATGATGGATTTCCCAGCGACCGAAGGGGTGCATTTGGTCAAGATATACATGATAGGAATATGTATCCACCACCACCCTCTGGTGGCACGGTGTGGTCTCAGCCTCGAAGAAATTTTGATGAGGAATTTGTAACTGCCAAAGATTACAGAAG gaacaaaaggattggaagtagagaCCGAGGGGAGTTCGGTGCTGAGTTTGAAGACCGCTACCAAAGCAGAGAAGATAGCTTTGAAAGAGATCATCAATACAGCCGTCACAGATGTGATTCAGACTATGAGAAGGGCAGGAGAGAGAGTAGCTGGAGAAGGCATGATTTGCTTGAGCATGAACGTGAAAGAAAGGGGTTAAGCCATGAAAGAGATGGTAGCCCATATGCTCGTCATAGCCGTTCTCGGTCATGTGGGCGTGATAACCGATCAAGATCTCGGTCAAGGTCAAGGTCTCCACGTGGCAAAAGTCATAGTCGGAGCCAAAGAGATGGCTTTTATGATGATAATCACTTTGACAGAAGAACAGAACAGGAGTGGGATGAAAGAAGGCATAATGATATAGTG GCACCATCTGCGACTGTTGTTCTTAAGGGTCTGTCCCAGAAGACGAATGAAGATGACCTATATCAGATTCTT GCTGAGTGGGGCCCTCTTCGTAGTGTGCGCGTGATCAAGGAACGACCCTCTGGCCTGTCCAGGGGATTTGCTTTTATCGACTTCCCTACTGTG GAAGCTGCCCGCAAAATGATGGAAAGTACTGGAGACAATGGCCTTCTAATTGATGGTAGGCAGATATTTTTCGAGTACAG TAGTAAGCCAACtggtggggattctcttgaacatGTTGCGAGGCCTGCATATGGGCGCAGGAGCATATCCGCACCATGTGACTGGATATGTACTATATGTGGCTGTATGAATTTTGCCCGCAGAATCTCCTGTTTTCAG TGCAATGAGCCACGCACGGACGATGCTCCACCAGCTGATGCAGCATCTTCCACTAAACCATTTGGAAAACGGGGATCTGAATTAG GTCCAACTCATGTTTTAGTTGTTCGTGGCCTGGAAGAAAATGCTGACGAGGAAATGCTTCGATATGAATTTGCTAAGCATGCACCAATAAAG GATATCCGGCTTGTTCGTGACAAATTTACTCATGTGTCTAGAGGTTTCGCATTCGTCCATTTTCATTCG GTCGTAGATGCTACGAAAGCCCTTGAAGCTACAAATGGAATTAAACACGAGAAGAATGGTCAGGTGCTACGTGTAGCCTATGCTAAAAGCGCACATGGAACTGTATCGGGGTCTTCACAGTCAAGCAATCTTGCTGCAGCAGCCATCGAGGCTGCATCATTTGCCCAGCAG TATGATGCTGTGGGCTGGGCTCCAAAAGAGTACAATGCTGAGGACAAACCAAACAGCAATACAGAATCTCAGAAAGATGATTCTACTCCACAGTCAGGATTTGTTTGGGACGAAAAATCGGGCTATTACTTTGATTCTTCTTCTGGATTCTATTATGATGGAAATACTG GTCTTTACTATGACAGCAATGTTGGAGTTTGGTATTCGTATGATCAAAAAAGTCAACAGTATGTCCCGTGTAACGAAAGCAATAACAGTAAGACAACTGGGGACACGGTCAACGAAAGTGTGAAGATCCCAGAAAGTAACAGTGGTAAAAAGATGGTGATTTCTGCACCTGCAGCTACAGTTAAACTAAGTGAGAAAACTTCATTGCCTGAGGCTGTTCAAGCTGCGGCCAATGCAGCGCTGGCtgctgaaaagaaagaaaaagagaaagcaaAGGAGATAAAGTTGGCTTCAAAAATTAGTCTCTTGGCCAATAAGAAGAAGATGAACAATGTCCTAGCAATGTGGAAGCAAAGAAATCAAGAAGGCCAGGCTGCAAATAGTGCCTTTGATGATAAGGAATCAACCAGGTCTGTTGCTGATAAATTGAACAGTTCAGCCAGTGGGATTGGGTTCTCATTAAAACCCAAGCCTAAGTCTGATGCTGGTAATTCTAGGGATATGAATTTGGTTGCTGGATATAATTCTCTTGGCCGAGGATCTGGTGGCTCTCAAGTACTGGATTCTGACATAAAGCCTAGACCTGTCAGTAATAGCCTAGGAACTACTATTATGGGTGTCATAAGAGGCTCTGGCAGAGGAGCAATCAAGTCAGATACCACATTTCATGTATCATCTGATGGTGGAAGCAATTATTCAACTAATATAAGCACCAGCACAACTGAGATAATGACAAATGCTGAGATGCATACTACTTCTGCACCCTTCAAAACAGATTTATCCTCTCTAGGATCATATTCTTCGTCTGGAGTTTCTGGGAGTGCTAAACGCCGGTTTTCTGAGGCACCAGGACAATCCCAGTATAGGGATCGGGCTGCAGAGAGAAGAAGTCTATACGGATTATCTTCATCGCTTCCCAATGGTGATGGACTGGATACAA CTGGTGACTATCTGTCTCGAAAGGGTTCAAGTGAGATGGGATCCATGCCATTTCCTCCAGGGGTGGGTGAACGTTCTATTGGTGAAATTGAGAAGACTGAAAATTATGAGGTGATCACTGCTGATAGAGCAATAGATGAAAACAATGTGGGCAACCGTATTCTGCGCAATATGGGCTGGCAAGAAGGACTG GGTCTTGGAAAGAACGGTAGTGGCATCAAGGAGCCGGTGCAGGCTAAGTCTGGTGACGTGAGGGCTGGGCTTGGTAGTCAGCAGAAGAAAGCAGCCGATCCATCTCTCGAGGCTCAAGCTGGCGATAGTTATAAAACCATAATCCAGAAGAAGGCCATTGCAAGATTCAGGGAGATGTCTTAA